The DNA segment CTTGTTTCATTATTAGttttcatattaatatattttttaattattcattttaattttaatattaagGCACTGTGGTGCAACTCATAACATGGACGGCTTTATAGCCTACCATTGTCTGcattcagtttgaaaagttGTTCAGCAAAACTGTGCTATAGAGCTAAAATGTGTTGCAGGAACACTAAGATGACAACATGTGTAAGCTCAATTGCAAAGGTTGGTGCCATGGAGGCCGTAGTTGGAGCTGCCGTTGAATTGGCAGAGTTTGCACGACACACAAAGTTGTTTTCAGGATTTTGGCCTCTGGAGGTGAATGTCACAAAGTTAACGCTGGACCCTGCCACTTGGTCTAGAATCCAAGTCTGGAACTGAGACACTCGGGCGAAGACCTCAGGGAAATCAGCCAATGCACAAGGTACTCCAAAACTGGTAATGCCAGCCTGGATCCACACTGAACCTTGTTTGCATTGCAAAGGTCCACCGGAGTCCCCctaaaaaaggcaaaacacaaCAGTTAATTGACACTCTTAGTAACATGTACAGAATAAGACTGGAGTAGCCTAGCCTCACACATTCTCACTGACAGTAAAATTTGAATAGTAAAAATAGTTTCATCCTGTGATGCTCCATAGTTACATCTCAGTGCTGAAGTTGCTGATGAAGGATATAATGAGTATAACGTTATATGTGGGTATACAGGAGAGTAAGATGCttttggttttcttttaaaaccttCAAAGAAGTGAAGTCTGCATGTGTTGAATACTATACACTATGATTAGTGGTTTAGAGGAGTGTATTGTAGGGATATCAAGTAACATAATAAGTAGTCTGTCCTCCTACATCAGGTATTGCAACAATGACTAATTATTTTTACCTGACATGTTCCTCTGTTCTCTTGCCCGGCACAAATCATGTTGTCAGTGATGTTTGCCTCGTCTACTGGGCGATAATTGCAGCTGCACTGCTTGTTTCCAATAACAGGAACCTGAACCTCCTTAAGTCTCTCAACGGCTACCAAGGGCTCTGCAGGAGTGAGAGTATGAAATCAGTCTAGTTTCAGTAACCCCAAAATATTGTTTATCAATGGATTTGTATCATACAAAGACAGGTGTGGATGGAGAATTACTTTAATTTATacctaatttaaaaaaaaaaaaaaaatcttaaaaattgCAACTacttaaaaaagacatttaataatAGCTCAAACTAGGACTGAAACAGAAGTTaaattttaaatgacaaaaataccCTGACAGAAATGTTGTCTGAATGCTTCGTCTGCCCCCAACTATACAACCTGAAAGTAAACTCACCATCTTTTCCGACTCTTCCCCAGCCAGTGGCCCAGCAGGGGGTGGAGTTGTAGAACTGGCTGGAGTTACTTGCAAGGCAGACAGGTCTGATGTAGTCGGTGAAAGTGACAGGGCTGCTGAGCTTCATTAGGGCAATGTCATTGTTGAATAACGTGTTGTTGTAGTCAGGATGGACgatgatttcagacacagtgCGCTTCACCTCATTAACATTAGGGCCATTTTGATTCACTCTTCCAAAGTAGAGTACCCATCTATTAGCTGCGTTCCTGGATTTAAAGCAAAGACTCATTAAATTGGTCAGTACAGGcagaaaagaatgaatgaaaggtccccaaaatgtcaatttaacatttttctctgGTGCTTCTCAGTCTGTAGTTACATAGAACTGGATAAAATCATTTCTATGTACAGTAATGGTGATAATAATGGATAGATGTTgctctttattttaattaaacagcTTGCTTACTGTCTACGTCTGGTTTGCTTCAGAGGGTTGTGAGGATTTGAGACAGAAGTAATAGTTTAGTACATGATCTTTAAACACCATCTGTGATGAGTAACTTTAAAATGCAGAAGTGCAGCATAATGTTAAGGCTGATAAGGTATTGTTTATATATTGGAGGGGGATCGGAATGCAGTGTGGCTTGGTCTTTTAAGGCTAAAAAAAGGAGGATCCTGTTTTTTGTGGCAATCACACCCGTTCAAGTGACTAACAGGCTGCATCAATTCTCAAGTATCAGAATTAGACTTCTGGTATATGAGTAAATTTCTGTTCCTCAATTATGTAAAAGCGGACGTctacgaaaaaaaaaaaaaaagggaaaggaagATGTTCCTTATTTGTTCAGGCAGTTCAATCAATCACCCTCACAACACAGTCCAGTATACACCCAGCCTTTTGTCAGAACAAGTGAAAATTGACAAGCAGCAGAAGTGTGATTTAATAGAATTCACTGCTCGGGCCAGCGACAGCCGtggctggaggcattatgtttttggtcGTCCGTTTGTTCGTATGTTAGTCTGTCCCAATCTTATGAAGAGGACACCTCTGGATCACCTTcagggaatttctttaaatttggttcAAACGTCCACTTGGACTCGTTAGCTAGCCGATGGGGTCAAATTGAGCAAGCGAAGGGTTCAAGGGACTGTTAAAATAGAAGATGTTCAATTTCTTTTCAAAACCTCCCTCTTGACTGTCAGATAGCTGAATactatatttaatatttgaaattAAGGCCTTGAGTCGGGCTCATTAATAACTCAGTCTAATCAGCACTGCTTTCTTAGACAGCGTTGTCCAGGGTGGCGCACCACAAAAGAAGTGATAATGGTGCGAGGGGTTAAGCAGACTATGCCTTTGAGTACACATGTTTTGAACCTTTGAAGGCTCTGATGTTTCCATGAAACAAGAACTGAAGTGAGACTTTGCTTCTGAGGGTTTGGGGATTTTAGTTGAATGAGTATTAGTTTGTCTTACAATGGGATGCAGTGGGCTGCTGTGAGTACCCATTGGTCACTGATGAGGGTCCCTCCACACGAGTGAGCAGACAAATAGTGCATGCTGACCTGCCAGGGCCAGGACCCAGCTGTGGCATTCTCACCACCCACTATCCTTGTGTTCAGAGGTGCCACTCCACAGTCTGACAGAGAATACACAATTGTGTGTCAGTACATACAGTTAAGTCAGGCTGATTCATTTGTGAAGCTAAACAGGTTTCTCCTTTGTAGCTGTTTTGATTCATGGTTGCTGAAAACAGTTCATGACCTGAGCATGTACATCATCAAAAGCATTCACATGGCTGTATGGAATATATGTGACTGCACTTACCCTGAGCCTTTGACCCtgtaggagagagagatgaaacagtTACATAAATCTATATTCTCCAatgtgtgttaaagtgttaGACCAGACACATCTTCCCATGGATAGGAGTATTGATTGAGTGTAGTAGATATGTGTAATTACAGCCACAGTGTGGCACTAGAGTTAcagctgcttcctctttttGAATGTTGGATGAGCTGTACTTACAGTACTATGAgtattttgttcatatttttaatttgttacaTTTACATGTGGTCGTTATAGATCTATGAAATTATACAAATTTCCTGCATTGTAGAATATGTATCTTCCTTGAGGGAAGTGGAGACTGAAAACAGTTACCTGCAAACTgtaacttgtttatttttaactgatttaaattgtcacaatacagtttttttattgaaaGATTAATTTCAGTCATATTTGTCTGCCATTTAGGCGTTTTATATGGTTAATTGTATCTTTTgtatcatcttttcttttcccttatATGTATCTGTCTTCTTAATgttccaaacaaaacaaaatcaaatggTCATTGTCGGTAATTTCCACAGGTGCttatttacagctgcagtgcagttacagtatattgtaCCATCATAGGTGGATATTTTGCAGATTTCAGGAAATGCTGGTGACATGCAAGTAAATGTTACAGTGCCCTCTGCCACAGGCGATGAATGTTAATAACACCTTTAGTTATGAGGAAACAAGCAACAGGTTATCATCTCATAGCCATAATAATTTCCCTTTATGTGACTGCTTGTTTTTGTACctctttgtattgatttgtatCTCTTCCTTGTATTGATTTGTATCTCTTCCTTGTATTGATTTGTATCTCTTCCTTGTACTGATTTGTATCTCTTCCTTGTATTGATTTGTATCTCTTCCTTGTACTGATTTGTATTCACTGTTGAAGACAGTTAGCTAATATACAATTTCAAGGTTACTTGTGGATTGTTTCCAATATTTCAGTTCACACATGAgttttcaaatgtaataaatcaattaatccCAAGATTGTGTCTTATTTTCTCTAAGTTAACTAATGAATGAAAGGTCCCCAAAATGGCAATTTAACAGTTTTCTCTGGTGCTTCTCAGTCTATAGATACATAGAACAGGATAAAATCATTACTATGTACAGTAATGGTGATAGTAATGGATAtatgttgctctttttttttttttttttttttttttaaatagtgtaACCTCAAACCATATTCCTGCAATTTATAATTTCAGTCTGTGACCACTTTCCTTAGTTGATTCTAGTGGATTTTTAGGTTTTAGCTGTGTCATTATGCAGTGAGGTCATCAGTAAAATGAATCTACATGTGCTACTACTACATGAGGGTGTTAATTACTTTGTTGTGAATCATAAAAAAGGGAAGTCATTATACCAAGTCAGCGTCCCAAACAACAGCTTGACGCAGTTGTACAATACTTTGCATAATGTACAACACAACAGCTTTGTAAGCTTGTATTCACATCATATTTAGAgggttttttaaaagtttctactgagtgtaaaagaaaaggaaaatcattAGACAGGCATTTTAACAAAATACAGTTAAGTACAACACCATTAACTATAGCCTCAAAATTAATGTTGAATGAAAACCTCTCTAACACTTtacaaaaactaaacattagctttttttttaaaaaaaaaagggaattttaTGGTTTGAAATAGATTGTAAAGGTGCAATAAATTGCTAACTCAGTGTAAAAGCTCACCTTGCCCAGTGAGGACAGTCCATGTCAAGAGTATCAGTGCAGTCCTGGCTGTCATTCTGTGTTgtcattaatattttgtttccAGTAAGCACAGTCTCTCCGATGTAGGGTTGCTCTTTGTCACTCTACAAACACTCTATTTATAATCAAGCCACCACACCCTACTCAAACCTGTTTCAGTAGTTCGGAGTAATGGGTACCTATAGTAAGAATTGGTCAGTACCTCTGGTATACATTCATCAGCTCTGTTCAATTGCACCTACTTTGTGTCCAAGAAAGTAGGAAATCTTTTCCTCATACCAACATCCAGCATGCCTTTTTGTTGAGTTTATTACTGTATGACTCCACAACATACTTAATGTTTGatcaaaaagaaacaacttttaaaaaagtgGAATGAACAGAGTTTGTATGtggcttttttctgttttaaactaTTAAACTAACTTACTAGCCATAATATTAAACAATTTAACTGCAAATAGTTCAAGTTGCCAGTCTGTGTACTGTTTAGTATGCTGTCATACAAGTCAGCCAGGTTGTGTGTAATGGTATTTCATTAACAGTattatgttaatttattttgtcCTGGTTGAgacagtgaacagctgttttggttttggtttcttttaCAGACTTCAGGCAGGATTTGACTTaattttggacagagccaggctagctgtttccaccttcATTGCAAGTGCCTTATTGTTCACAAgtcatgcagaaacacaaaaactaaaatatctcaCTATTCATAGGAAAGTGCAATGAATGTCAAGTTTTGGTTTTGTATACAATAAATGTTTAAGTTTTGCCATGGTGATGGTCTTCATGCTGAGATTAGGGAGACTTATCCACCatgatgttgtttctgtgtgagtgttgagCAACTCCCACCCTTGGCTTTTGCACATGCACTACTCAAAGGCCAAGTGTGTGGTGGTGACTGCATGACAAATGCATTGCCTGGCTAAGTCTTCACAGTGGTCTGGGACAGTTAAAGGCTGTTCAGTTACAGTAGAGaaataatgttaattaatttccttttatGGCCCTGAATTGTTTGTAGTGTCAGTTgtttaacacacaaaaatggcaacaaaaaaaaggaattaaacTAATTGAATCACTATGCACATATGAATGTATCTGAACTTCCAGCAGTCTACTGCAAAATGTTGTTAAACTACTAGTTAATTATCAGATGCACAGCTTGTGAACAGGCAAGGCAGGAAACTGCTTGGGGTCCCAAACTATTATGAGGCCACAGAGggctgacaaactgcagctcccTCCCCTCAAGGAACTTACATCTCAGTAGGAAATCTCTCTGAAGGGGCCATGTCATTCCCTGGATGATTTGCAATGACATCTCAGAAGCAGCGTTGCCAACCACTTTCAGTAAAGCCTGCACATGGCGTACAtatgagattttaaaaaatatctaatttaaggtaaacacaaggaGCTTGTgatacagaaaatggaccagactcagtgaatagctccctaagcttaacatcctaagtcctatgataactattcTATTTGCCCTCGGCCATTTAACTctagttttctgctccatatttctctctctgactggccTGTTCACCTCAATATCAGCTGCATCCCCTCTtgtactctcctcttcctcctctgtagctgtgttatTGATATCCTTCGAACTTTGGTTTTCTACCTGTCGCTGGACTTCATCCGACTTATTCGATTGACTTCTTAAAAAGTATTGATCGATGAAGCCACACTGCCTTTCCTTTGCAacacatctctttcttccctgatgCATTCTCATGATAATTAAACTAAACTTGCATTAAACTAGACTGCAACTATGCAATTCAAGTTCAAGTATTCAAGCAGCTCCTCAATGTGCATCTAAATCAAACACtctaatattaaaaaaaactgcaggcTGTTGCATAGACTGTAACAGTAGTATCACGAATAGAGCACTGGGATAGGTAACCTCCCTTAAAGTTATGATATGTAACATTTCCACATTCCAATGTCTAAAACAACTAAACCTATGTCATATACTTTTGAGCTGTGTATTTACATTATCCAAAATGTTTCTAGCAATTCTCAAACATAGAGAAAtacatgattttaatcatggtaacgtgCCATTTCATTTCGTCGCCTGTCATTCACATCATATCCCCTATGCGCGTGCGTTAGCATTGTGGTTCCCAGCCAAAGAGAAGTTAAGAGTTTTCAACTAAGTATATTAACCAGAGGAAGAATTTTAGTCATCGGATGTCTGATTTGTAacgtgaaactgctttatttggTTTCTACCAGTTTaaatcccctggtctgtttaTTTAGGAGAGGAAGACAACTCCGTGGATAATTTGGCTGCTgttaaaaacctcctgaacgtttggttcataagttatcagaggaacgatcaaaacaaaggttagcagcaATCTCAGCTCGCAACCTTTCCCTGACGTCTCGTGTCCACTGTATAGCGCCAGTGAAACTCTGATTTTAAATGAGAAGCTGTTTTATTCAGCGTTTTTACTGGTTATAATCCCCGGGGCTGTTCTGGAGAGGAGAAGACCTCCGTGGATAATTCGGctcctggtaaaaacctgctgaacaacTGACTCTGAAGGAATCGAAACCGAGTGAAGCTTACAGCAGTGTGGCAACTCTGTCACAACATCACCCAACGctgtcttttcttattgttttgaatGAGAGACCTCTAGCAGtagaagttacatactgtgcatttaaaggGGCTTTATGTGTTAAGGAGCACTGGCCTTTTACAATGCGCCAACATGTAgttaattttgttatttatttaggtttttattgttctgtgtgttcaaatgtgaacatttggaataaaaaaaaaaagattttgtacatttttcatttgtgatgAGGGCTGATTGGACTGTAAAATTGCCACAGTTAGATGTAGTTCACTACTCCCCAACACTGAATACATATCCGCTTTTTAGTAGTGGTCCTCAAAATCTTCACATTTCTATCAGAAGTTCATCCATATCTATAGTGAAAGCTCAGGAAGCATAATAAAGAATCACTGTAGTCTTGAAATGCAATGTTTCTGAAATTTCTTTTTGAGAGACTGATAAAAGTAGCCTTTTAAAACAACTATTCCGCTCTGGCTGTTTTCAAACAAAGCCCAACAGATGTATAATTAAAATGTCACGTCTGTGCTTAGCAGAGGTAACAGCAATGGAATCCCGGAATTGAGGTCAAATTGTTTTTCGGTACATTCAAATCAAGATAATTGCTCTCCTTGCTTCTCTGCCCTGAAGCGTGACAGACAGATGCAGGTTGAAGGTGGTATATTATCATACTTATTTTGCAACACCAAtgcagcaataaataaataaatgaatatatttattttgtcaatcaatcaatcagactttatttatatagcacttttcatacaaacaatgtaacacaaggtgctttacagaataaaagcaataaaaaaacaaccctcacttacacacacttacacacagaacaataaatgaccaaataataaataaaaacaattaagaaaTAAGACAATAACAGGAGCCAGTGCATATCCATAAAAGCCcctaacaaaataaaatacaacgcTAGGACAAAACTCTCAtttctgttactgtgtgtaacacTGCAGCCTATTGCACCTTATATACTCTAATTTCATAGTATTCAAATCATAAACATTTTTCCTCATATTTCCAATTATCAGGGATTGCATTTTGACACTGATGTCATGGATGATGTCCCAACAAGATAATGAAAACTTCTTCACACTTGTTAAGTTATGTCAATCTTTCCATTAACGCTTGTTCCCTCCATCAAACCCTaatttccctccttttctccaaCCCACCTGAAGTGCACTCAATCTTTCGAGCCGATGAAAGGAGTGTCAGAAAAAGAAAGGTGAGAGAACAAGATGTTCAGTCACATCTGACTATAGAgaaccaaacacaaacaaggaaaTGAGACACATTaatcacctctttttttttttttagcactttcAAGTTTCACTTTTGTTGTCAGCTAAAGCAAAGTCAAAACGAGAAGGAACATAAAGGAGAACtgtcagagaaaacatttcaactgACGCAGTGATCCTGTGTGATCTCCAAATAAGACATTAACCCATGTCCACTGACTGATGTGTGTTACGATCAATTAAAGTGCAAAGTCAAACAATTTAAACAGCTAATCAAGTTAATGAATATTCAGAGGGGGATGAAACGGACAACACCTTTTCGTTCAAACATCAAGCACTTGATCTGGTTAAAAATTAACTTGAACCAGAGGAATGGATCATAGCAGGAGCTGACTGAAAAGATAGAGGGCctgtacagagagaaaaaaatcctttcCTTTCCTATCCTTTTTTCTCCTAAATGCAACACCACACTAACTTTTCCCCAGAGAGAAAGGACTTGTAGTCTCGCCTGAGTGTTTGCCCACATAAACTCAGTGGGATTACCCTCTCTGTTTATTCATGGCAACACTGCACCAATGTAAAGTAGCCCCAAAACCTTGGCTAGAGGCCCGTCTGAATTTTAAGTGACCAGTTTCCTCACTTGTGTGTCCCTGCACATCAAACtccttttcccctcctctccctctcgctctaTCAATCCTCTAAGGTTTGCTTATTTCGACACACATATCAAGGGCCTCCTTTCACTCCTGTGAGGCCCAGGGACAATATTTCTTATTAT comes from the Seriola aureovittata isolate HTS-2021-v1 ecotype China chromosome 21, ASM2101889v1, whole genome shotgun sequence genome and includes:
- the zgc:123217 gene encoding testisin isoform X2, whose protein sequence is MTTQNDSQDCTDTLDMDCPHWARVKGSGNAANRWVLYFGRVNQNGPNVNEVKRTVSEIIVHPDYNNTLFNNDIALMKLSSPVTFTDYIRPVCLASNSSQFYNSTPCWATGWGRVGKDEPLVAVERLKEVQVPVIGNKQCSCNYRPVDEANITDNMICAGQENRGTCQGDSGGPLQCKQGSVWIQAGITSFGVPCALADFPEVFARVSQFQTWILDQVAGSSVNFVTFTSRGQNPENNFVCRANSANSTAAPTTASMAPTFAIELTHVVILVFLQHILAL
- the zgc:123217 gene encoding tryptase beta-2 isoform X1, whose protein sequence is MTARTALILLTWTVLTGQGSKAQDCGVAPLNTRIVGGENATAGSWPWQVSMHYLSAHSCGGTLISDQWVLTAAHCIPLNAANRWVLYFGRVNQNGPNVNEVKRTVSEIIVHPDYNNTLFNNDIALMKLSSPVTFTDYIRPVCLASNSSQFYNSTPCWATGWGRVGKDEPLVAVERLKEVQVPVIGNKQCSCNYRPVDEANITDNMICAGQENRGTCQGDSGGPLQCKQGSVWIQAGITSFGVPCALADFPEVFARVSQFQTWILDQVAGSSVNFVTFTSRGQNPENNFVCRANSANSTAAPTTASMAPTFAIELTHVVILVFLQHILAL